DNA from Candidatus Hydrogenedentota bacterium:
TCGCCCTCGCCCTCGCCCTCACCTTCGCCCTCACCCTCCCCCTCGCCCTCGCCCTCGCCCTCGCCCTCGCCCTCGCCCTCGCCTTCGCCTTCGCCTTCGCCCGGCATCGCACCCGGTGCAAAACCGTCCTCCGTCCCCTCTAATTCGTAATACCCGGGGGAGTTGTAGAACTGGATGCATCGCAACAATTCGTACAGTTCAAGGTGCCAATTGGCGGGCGCATAGTCGCTGTCGTGATATTCGCAATCCAGAGGTCCTGAGCCGGGCGAGTATCCGTCCTCTGTGCCTGGCGAACAGCAGAAACGGGGGGCATTGTAAAACTGTACGACGCGCAGCAGCTCCGTCAGGCTTATGCGCCAGTCGCGGTCCGTATCGGCGCTGTGATAGGCCTGCGCGCGAACACCGCTCAGCATGAGGATCAGGACAACCCAAATCCCTCTTGCGTACCATTGAGCCGTTGCGACCAACATGGATACACCTCGCTTGCTCACCGGGGCCGCTTCCAAGCATTCTAGTCTAATATGGGAGCTTTAGCAAGGGCGCCCGTACGGGCTGATGGCATCTTCTATGCCATCGCCTTGTTATAGGTTTTCAGCGTCTCCCGTGCGGCCCGGTCCCAGGAAAAAAGTGCGGCCCGGGCGCGGCCCTTCTCTCGCAGGGCGTCGCGTGTTGTCTCGTCTTCCGCAATCCTGCGCAGGGCGTCCGCGATGGCCTCCTCATCGTACGGGTCCACGGTCAATGCGCCGTCTCCCACGATCTCGGGGATGCTTGAGGTATCGGAGGTCACCACGGGTGCGCCGCAGGCCATTGCCTCGAGCGGAGGCCAGCCAAATCCCTCGAAAAGACTGGGCCATGCGAACGCGACGGCGTCGCTCAGTAACGCCGGCAGGTGTTCCTCGGCGACAAAACCGGGGAAATGGATGCGCTGCCGGTGCGGCGATGTTTCCGCCGCGGCGCGGACAGGTCCCACTTTCCATCCCTCGCGGCCCGCTATCACCAGGTCGCATGCCGTATCCCGCACGACGGACGACCACGCCGCAATCAGCCGCGGGATGTTCTTGCGCGGTTCCAGCGTGCCCACGTAGAGGAAGTACCGTTCTGGGAGGCCGTAGTGATTCCGGACGGCGTCGCGCGCGGCCCGTGGCGCCGGCTGGAACTCGGGCGACAGGCCATTGTGCACGACGTCGACGCGGTCCTCGGGCAACCCCAGCCACGACAACAGCGAGTCAGCCGTAAACCGCGACACGGCGATCACGCGCCGGGCGCTGCGTGCGGAACGGGGCACCGCGGCGCGGTAGTACCACGCCCGGTTCTGGGCAAACCATTCGGGATGCTCCAGGAAGCTGAGGTCGTGCACCGTGAGGACGCTGCCGGCGGCCGAGGTCAACTCGCCCACATTCGCCGTGTAATGGACCAGTTCGGCTGCGTACCGCCGCGCAATGCCGGGCATGCCTACGTGCATGCTGTAGGCTTTCGACCACGGTCTGCGCCCCGCGGGATGCAAGCGCAGGATTCGGGGGTCCACATCGGCGAGTTTTCGAGATAGATCCTGGTTTCCCGGCAGCACGGCGTGGAGTTCAAGCCCGGCATCGAGCGCCGCCAGCGCGGGAATCAGTTCCTCGACGTAACGTCCCGTACCACTGCGGTTACCCGCCTGCCATGCATCGATGACTACGCGCATCCCGCCGCGACCCTCCGGTATACCGCCAGCGTTCGCCGGGCCGTCTCCTTCCAGGAGAACCGCGCGGCCTGGGCATGGCCCGCCGCGACCATGCGCTCGCGCAACGCGGTGTCTTGCAGCACCTCCGCGATGGCCGTGGCCATCGCTTCCGGAGATTCCGGGTCCGCGTAGCGCGCGGCGTCTCCGCCGGCTTCCGGCAACGCTGCGCGCGGTGTCGTGACGACCGGGCACCCGCACGCCATCGCCTCGAGCACGGGCAGGCCGAAACCTTCGTGGAACGACGGCAGCACGAAAACATCCGCCGCAGCGTAAAACGCGGCCAGCGCCGCGTGGGAAGGCACGTAGCCCAGCCGAGTTATGCGGTCCCCGATGCCCAGCCGTTCCGCAATCGCGGGCACCGGCTCCCGCTGCCAGCCCTCGCGCCCGACCAGCACCAGCCGGTGCGGGATTTTCCCCCTGATGCGGGCGAATGCTTCCAGCAGACCCGTTACGTTCTTTCGGGGCTCGATGACCCCGACAAACAGAATATATGGGTCGCGGAGCCGGTATTCCTCGCGCACGCGCCGAGCCGCTTCCTCGCGCGGCGGCGCGGCGAAGCCCTCGTGCACCGCGCCGTAGGTCACCGTCACCTTCGTCTCGGGAACTCCCAAGAGCTCGACAATGTCCTGCTTGCTTGCCTCCGAACAGGTGAGTATTGCGTCAGCCGCGCGCGCGAAGCGCGGCACGCTCCGCGCAAAGGGACCCACGATTTTCGGACTGCACCATTGGGGCGCACGCAAGAACGTCAGGTCGTAGATTGTCAAGACGCGGCGGGCGCACTGCGTCGGGGGCAGGAAGTAGTTCGTGGCATGAAACACATCGGCGCCGCCCAGCAGTCGATCCACCCGCGGCCGCCCCGTTAACTCCCAAAGCCGGTAAAGCGCGCGCGTGGGAAGAGGCGCGCGCTTGACGGTGCATTTGCCGGACCGCGCAACAGCGCCGGGGGGGCGCAAACCGGTCGCAAGACCGGCAATCTGGTCGTCCTCAAGCAAGGGAACGAGCGCTTGCAGCAAGTAGGCGACGAAATGCCCTACGCCGCTGCGTTGTCCCGACAGCGGCGTCAGATCCATGCCTATGCGCATGTCGTTCCCCTTCAACGCCGTTTACTGAACGCGCCCGCGCGCCCAAGCGCTAACGGAATTATTACACGGACGGGAATCCGGATGCGAATGGCACGAGGCAACGCCTTGCGCATGGCACTGCCTCGCCCTGTCGCCGAACCGGGCATAAGTGTTTTGAATCAAGCCACTTAGCGATTCTCCATCATTGGCATTCAGCGGTGGGGAAGCCTTGACAAGCCCGACGGCTTATGCTAGACTTCGCCTGTTAGCACTCGGCATTAATGAGTGCTAAGAGCAGCGAGGTTACCATGGCGCGGGTACCGGAACCTCTGTCGGAGCGCGAAGAGCAAATCTTGCATGCCGCCGTGCAGACGTACATTGCCACGGCGGAGCCCGTAGGTTCGCGCACGATAGTCAAGCGCTTCGGCATGGATATCAGCCCGGCAACGGTCCGCAACGTGATGGCGGACCTCGAAGAGCGGGGCTATTTGCAGCAGATCCATACCAGTTCCGGCCGGGTGCCCACGGATGCCGGTTATCGCTACTACGTCGACCATTTGATGGAAGTGCAGACCCTGACGCAAGCCGAACGCGAGCATATCGAGCAGGACTTGTCGCGGCGGCTGGATGACGCCGACGCGGTGCTGCGGCAGACCAGCCACTTGCTGGCGCTGGTGTCGCATCAGACGGGCATGGCTGAGGCGCCGAACGAGCATGACGCGCGGGTCCGCCGTCTCGAGCTGCTTCCGGTATCCGCCACGCATATGGCGCTGCTCATCGTAGACAATTTCTCGCGGGTGCATACGCTGACCGTGGATATGAACGAGAGGCTGAGCAACACGGAAGCGCAAGGCCTGGTGCGGTTTCTGAATGAACAGTTGAAGGACACGCCGATTGGCCTGCTGGCGGGCACCCTGCAACAACGTATGCGGGATTACCTGGAGGAACAGCGGCGCCTGGCCGAGCGGGCGCTGCGTCTGCTTCATTTGCTTCCCGTGGAAACGCACCGGCAATTGTTTCTCGAAGGCGCGACGCAAATCTTCGAGCAGCCGGAGTTCCGTGACGTCACGCGCGCGAAGGAACTCCTCGGCTTCTTCGAGGAGCGCCACCGCCTCGCGGACCTGCTGCGCGCAAGCATCAACGATGAGAACGGACCGCGTACGCGCGTGCTCATCGGCGCCGAAGCGCGCGACCAGGGCATGGACGAACTCAGCGTAGTCGCATCGCCCTATCGCGTAGGCGACAAGACGGTGGGCGTGGTAGGCGTGCTGGGTCCCCGGCGCATGCCCTACTCGCGGTTTACCGCACTGGTGGACTACACGGCGGACATGGTGGGCAGACTGCTCACCCGGCTCAGCCGTTGACAGGTGGTGGCGCGGGCGCTTCGCCCCGGGTGCGGGCGTGGCATTATGCAACGCCCGGGCGGCGGGGGCGTATCGCTCGTGCAAACGCATGGGCAAGATGCCCATGCCGGGAAAGCGTGGAGGTGTTTGCCCGCTCATGGCGGACATGGCAGCAGCACAATAGAACGACAGGGCGATGAAAAAAACAGAGAAAACAGAACTTGAAAAGAGACTGGAGGCGGAAATAGCCGCGGCCGCGGCCGGGGCGCAGCAGGAACCCGCGCCGCCCGCTTCTCCGGAAAGCGAGAATGGAGCGCCTGCGCCCGCGCCCTCTCTTGAAGAACAGGTTGCGGCTCTTTCCGCCGAACGGGACGGCCTGAAGGACCAATTCCTGCGCGCTCTCGCGGACCTGGACAACTTTCGCAAGCGCGCGGCGCGCGATATGGAACGCGTGCGCAAGACCGCGGCGGAGG
Protein-coding regions in this window:
- a CDS encoding glycosyltransferase family 4 protein → MRVVIDAWQAGNRSGTGRYVEELIPALAALDAGLELHAVLPGNQDLSRKLADVDPRILRLHPAGRRPWSKAYSMHVGMPGIARRYAAELVHYTANVGELTSAAGSVLTVHDLSFLEHPEWFAQNRAWYYRAAVPRSARSARRVIAVSRFTADSLLSWLGLPEDRVDVVHNGLSPEFQPAPRAARDAVRNHYGLPERYFLYVGTLEPRKNIPRLIAAWSSVVRDTACDLVIAGREGWKVGPVRAAAETSPHRQRIHFPGFVAEEHLPALLSDAVAFAWPSLFEGFGWPPLEAMACGAPVVTSDTSSIPEIVGDGALTVDPYDEEAIADALRRIAEDETTRDALREKGRARAALFSWDRAARETLKTYNKAMA
- a CDS encoding glycosyltransferase family 4 protein — protein: MRIGMDLTPLSGQRSGVGHFVAYLLQALVPLLEDDQIAGLATGLRPPGAVARSGKCTVKRAPLPTRALYRLWELTGRPRVDRLLGGADVFHATNYFLPPTQCARRVLTIYDLTFLRAPQWCSPKIVGPFARSVPRFARAADAILTCSEASKQDIVELLGVPETKVTVTYGAVHEGFAAPPREEAARRVREEYRLRDPYILFVGVIEPRKNVTGLLEAFARIRGKIPHRLVLVGREGWQREPVPAIAERLGIGDRITRLGYVPSHAALAAFYAAADVFVLPSFHEGFGLPVLEAMACGCPVVTTPRAALPEAGGDAARYADPESPEAMATAIAEVLQDTALRERMVAAGHAQAARFSWKETARRTLAVYRRVAAGCA
- the hrcA gene encoding heat-inducible transcription repressor HrcA; its protein translation is MARVPEPLSEREEQILHAAVQTYIATAEPVGSRTIVKRFGMDISPATVRNVMADLEERGYLQQIHTSSGRVPTDAGYRYYVDHLMEVQTLTQAEREHIEQDLSRRLDDADAVLRQTSHLLALVSHQTGMAEAPNEHDARVRRLELLPVSATHMALLIVDNFSRVHTLTVDMNERLSNTEAQGLVRFLNEQLKDTPIGLLAGTLQQRMRDYLEEQRRLAERALRLLHLLPVETHRQLFLEGATQIFEQPEFRDVTRAKELLGFFEERHRLADLLRASINDENGPRTRVLIGAEARDQGMDELSVVASPYRVGDKTVGVVGVLGPRRMPYSRFTALVDYTADMVGRLLTRLSR